Proteins encoded within one genomic window of Triticum aestivum cultivar Chinese Spring chromosome 2D, IWGSC CS RefSeq v2.1, whole genome shotgun sequence:
- the LOC123052621 gene encoding uncharacterized protein, whose amino-acid sequence MEADAASSLNPPAPEEASQEDPSPARFSSTGAAAPATTVTSPGAREVAAAMEAVERDAAAIAESYASLFASLRITLSNVTSTSADNMECLGEVVGRLQESALEASSRGNKYIHSCLRLNEEMRGLESLSMQLKIMRKIVDSLDLAVDRLLHLP is encoded by the exons ATGGAAGCCGACGCCGCCTCCTCGCTCAACCCCCCGGCGCCAGAGGAAGCCTCACAAGAGGATCCCTCGCCAGCGCGCTTCTCCTCCACCGGCGCGGCTGCCCCCGCGACCACGGTGACGTCTCCCGGGGcaagggaggtggcggcggcgatggaggcagTGGAGCGagacgccgccgccatcgccgagaGCTACGCCTCCCTATTCGCCTCCCTCCGCATCACACTTTCCAAC GTTACCTCGACGTCAGCCGATAACATGGAGTGCTTGGGCGAAGTTGTAGGCCGCCTCCAGGAGTCAG CACTTGAAGCGTCTTCCAGAGGCAATAAGTACATCCATTCATGCCTGAG GTTAAATGAGGAAATgcgaggcttggaaagcctaagtATGCAGCT AAAGATTATGCGGAAGATCGTTGATTCACTAGATTTGGCTGTTGATCGGCTGCTCCACCTCCCGTAG
- the LOC123052620 gene encoding FT-interacting protein 3, with product MMNNLKLGVEVVSAHDLLPKEQGTANAFVEVEFDGQKFRTAIKDSDINPVWNEQFFFNISDPSRLQEKELEAYVYHANRASNNKTCLGKVRISGTSFVSQADAAPLHYPLEKRTILSRARGELGLRVFLTNDPSVRVSAPGQDFDFASTPTTAQEQAVANAIPNPFQDTRINQVRQFQHLPREQQQRPPPMAGQQYYAQGQGSYGEQQQRSYSAAGMKTEAPQVARMYSAGPQQPVDFQLKETSPTLGGGRIIHGRVMPGEKAGAYDLVEKMQILFVRVVKARELPHMDLTGSLDPYVEVHLGNYKMKTKFFEKNQRPEWDEVFAFPKEVVQSSTLEVVVKDKDILRDDYVGRVMLDLNEVPVRVPPDSPLAPEWYRLMGKDGMRDRGELMLAVWYGTQADECFPSAIHAGTTPIDSHLHNYIRGKVYPTPRMWYVRVNVIEAQDIFTMEHHHIPDVFVKVRLGHQLLKTRQVRSPTKNFMWNEEMMFVAAEPFEDDLIIQIENRVAQNKDEVIGETMIPLARIQKRADHKAVVRPLWFDLRRPGLIDVNQLKEDKFYAKVNLRICLEGGYHVLDESTQYCSDLRPTMKQLWKPPIGLLEVGILSANGLNPTKTRQERGSCDPYCVAKYGHKWVRTRTIVDNLNPRFNEQYTWDVFDHGTVLTIGLFDNCHIGGDNNNHSHSHNQSHSHSSSSPSHMDKPIGKVRIRISTLETRRVYTHTYPLLVLHPSGVKKMGEIHLAIRFSVTSLLNVFLTYSRPLLPKMHYAQPLSIVQQEMLRHQAVQLVAQRLGRMEPPVRREVVEFMSDARSHLWSMRRSKANFFRLMQVFSGFIAAGKWFGDVCQWKNPVTTVLVHVLFIMLVFYPDLILPTIFLYMFLIGLWNYRFRPRVPPHMNTRISYADVAHPDELDEEFDTFPTSKSADLIRMRYDRLRHVAGRIQTVVGDIATQGERLQSLLSWRDPRATAMFLLFCLFTAIILYITPFQVIALCLGFFWMRHPRFRHKVPAAPVNFFRRLPAKTDSLL from the coding sequence ATGATGAACAATCTAAAgcttggcgttgaggttgtcagtGCTCATGACCTCCTCCCTAAGGAGCAGGGCACAGCCAATGCCTTTGTAGAGGTTGAATTTGATGGCCAGAAGTTTCGCACGGCCATCAAAGACAGCGACATCAACCCTGTCTGGAACGAGCAGTTCTTCTTCAACATATCAGATCCATCTCGCCTCCAAGAGAAAGAGCTCGAGGCGTATGTGTACCATGCAAACCGCGCCAGCAACAACAAGACTTGCCTCGGCAAGGTTCGTATCTCCGGCACATCCTTTGTCAGCCAAGCTGATGCTGCGCCCCTGCATTATCCCCTGGAGAAGCGCACCATCTTATCACGTGCACGTGGTGAGCTTGGCCTCAGAGTTTTCCTTACAAATGATCCGTCTGTGAGGGTGTCTGCTCCAGGTCAGGATTTTGATTTCGCAAGCACGCCCACCACTGCCCAAGAGCAGGCTGTCGCCAATGCTATCCCAAATCCTTTCCAAGACACCAGGATAAATCAAGTCAGACAATTCCAACACTTGCCACGGGAACAGCAGCAGCGTCCACCACCCATGGCCGGACAGCAATACTACGCACAAGGTCAGGGTTCATATGGAGAGCAGCAACAGAGAAGCTACTCTGCTGCAGGGATGAAAACTGAAGCCCCTCAGGTAGCAAGGATGTATTCCGCAGGTCCACAGCAGCCTGTAGACTTTCAGCTCAAGGAGACAAGCCCAACGCTTGGTGGTGGACGTATTATTCACGGCCGGGTGATGCCTGGTGAGAAGGCTGGGGCATATGACCTTGTCGAGAAGATGCAAATCCTCTTTGTGCGTGTCGTCAAGGCCCGTGAACTGCCCCACATGGACCTCACTGGGAGTCTTGACCCTTATGTTGAGGTGCACCTTGGCAACTACAAAATGAAAACAAAGTTCTTTGAGAAGAACCAGAGGCCTGAGTGGGATGAGGTGTTTGCCTTCCCTAAAGAAGTAGTGCAGTCATCGACACTTGAAGTTGTTGTCAAGGACAAGGACATCCTTCGGGATGACTATGTCGGTCGGGTGATGCTTGACCTGAATGAGGTACCTGTAAGGGTCCCTCCTGACAGCCCATTGGCGCCAGAGTGGTATCGCCTTATGGGCAAGGATGGGATGAGGGACAGAGGGGAGTTGATGCTTGCAGTCTGGTACGGAACCCAAGCAGATGAATGCTTCCCAAGTGCCATTCATGCAGGAACAACACCAATAGATTCCCATCTTCACAACTATATCCGTGGAAAGGTCTACCCTACACCGAGAATGTGGTACGTCAGGGTCAATGTAATTGAGGCACAGGATATATTCACAATGGAACACCACCACATACCTGATGTGTTTGTAAAGGTGAGGCTGGGTCACCAACTACTGAAGACAAGGCAAGTTCGCTCACCAACCAAGAACTTCATGTGGAATGAAGAAATGATGTTTGTCGCAGCAGAGCCTTTTGAGGATGACTTGATCATACAAATAGAAAATCGTGTTGCACAGAACAAAGATGAGGTGATTGGTGAAACTATGATACCTCTCGCAAGGATTCAAAAGAGGGCTGACCACAAGGCAGTAGTACGTCCATTGTGGTTCGATCTCAGAAGGCCAGGACTGATTGATGTGAACCAGCTAAAGGAAGACAAATTCTACGCAAAGGTGAACCTTCGTATTTGCCTTGAAGGTGGTTATCATGTGCTTGATGAGTCAACACAGTATTGTAGCGATCTCCGGCCAACAATGAAGCAGTTGTGGAAGCCACCAATTGGGTTGCTTGAAGTTGGGATTCTAAGTGCAAATGGCCTCAACCCAACAAAGACCAGGCAAGAAAGGGGGTCATGTGATCCATATTGTGTTGCCAAGTATGGTCATAAATGGGTGCGGACACGCACAATTGTTGACAACTTGAACCCTCGGTTCAATGAGCAGTATACATGGGATGTCTTTGACCATGGAACAGTACTCACCATTGGTCTATTTGACAACTGCCACATAGGGGGAGACAACAACAATCACAGCCACAGCCACAACCAGAGTCATAGCCACAGCAGCAGTTCCCCCAGTCATATGGATAAACCCATTGGGAAAGTCCGAATCAGGATCTCAACCCTTGAGACTAGGCGGGTGTACACGCACACATATCCACTGCTTGTCCTCCACCCATCAGGTGTTAAAAAGATGGGTGAAATCCACCTTGCTATCAGGTTCTCAGTCACATCCCTGCTCAATGTGTTCCTTACATACTCACGTCCTCTCTTGCCCAAGATGCACTACGCCCAGCCACTGTCAATAGTCCAGCAGGAAATGCTACGCCACCAGGCTGTGCAGCTTGTTGCACAGCGCCTGGGGCGCATGGAACCACCAGTTCGCAGGGAAGTTGTTGAGTTCATGTCAGACGCACGCTCTCACCTGTGGAGCATGCGACGAAGCAAAGCAAACTTCTTCCGTCTGATGCAAGTCTTCTCTGGATTCATTGCTGCAGGGAAGTGGTTTGGTGACGTTTGCCAGTGGAAAAACCCAGTCACCACAGTCTTGGTCCATGTACTCTTCATCATGCTCGTCTTCTATCCAGACCTTATCCTTCCGACGATCTTCCTCTACATGTTCTTGATTGGGTTGTGGAATTATCGGTTCCGGCCACGTGTCCCACCACATATGAACACAAGGATATCTTATGCGGATGTTGCGCATCCAGACGAGCTTGATGAGGAATTTGACACGTTCCCAACCTCGAAGAGCGCTGACCTGATTAGGATGAGGTATGACAGGCTACGACACGTTGCAGGCAGGATACAGACAGTTGTTGGCGACATCGCAACTCAGGGTGAGAGATTGCAGTCACTGCTGAGCTGGAGGGACCCAAGAGCAACAGCTATGTTCTTATTATTTTGCCTGTTCACTGCAATTATACTGTATATTACACCATTTCAAGTGATTGCGCTCTGCCTTGGGTTCTTCTGGATGAGGCACCCACGGTTTCGCCACAAGGTGCCCGCAGCGCCAGTAAACTTCTTCAGGAGGCTACCTGCAAAGACAGACTCATTGCTGTAA